The stretch of DNA ACGACGGACAGTGACGCAAACGGTGATAGCAGAGCGAATAAGAGGCCCGACGACACACAATCACTATCTTCTCTAATTTGTACGCTGGAGGTTCAATTAAAGCGAAGAGGACGAGACGCGCGACAACTGTGCAACTGGCAGCCACATGGACGAAACGCACGCGAATGCACCAGCGAATTGTGCGTAAGATCGCGCTAGGCTGGAAAAAGCAGCAGCCGCCCACTGAAGTTCTAATAATGGCAGCTTTATGTGCAATCACCGAGAAACGAGGATGCTGGCGGACTCATTGTTCGCGCGCGCCGCTGTTAACGAGGATTTCGTCTTCGGTCGCGGTCGGGAGAATTCTCGTTATAGGCAGAAGCAAGCGATCAATCTAATCGAGGGGAATTAAATCTGTTCCGGTCGCTTCCGTCGCTTGGACGCCCGTTCTTCGCTCGCGGAACGGTCAAACATAAATTGCGAAATTTATTTGCGGGGTTCCTTTGCAAATACACAGACTTCGTATTTACTTATTGGACGCAGTAAGGTCGACGGGGAATTTTTAACTGcacaccatttatttatttagcttGTTTTACCGATACTTAAACATACAATCGCAACAGAAAGTATTTACTGTACGTACACCAGCGTTCCCTTTTACTTCACGATCTAATATATTTGTTTGCAATGCCGCCACGGTtccaataaataatattaaattttgaatcatATTAAATGTATACAGTAATAATATGAATATATTACTCTgttgtacaaataaataaaattacgcATGTTTCATTGGAACTTTCACATATAAAAATAGTCGTTCCTTTCAACTTCTTCATTTTAATTTTCAGAAACTGTGAAACCGACGATTTTAAGCAGAACAGGGTAtctcaaaattataaaaatcgttaaaacatttcgaattatatttattaaaaaagtttaCGTAATCGCTCTTCTCACAAATTAATAACTTTAATCATAACAGTTTCGGCCCACGAGTTGAGAAACGTATGCACCGATAATGACTTTTAATGCATTTTTCTGAGCAAGAAATCGGATCAGATATTATTCCGTAATAATatgaattacattatattattaattacaattaataattattttgctaagcattaatttaattttggtctaaagaagaaaattcgtgtaatgccatttctgaaaaattgaatGACGAAAAAAGTGTTCGATGGCGCCGTGTAAATTGAACGACAACAAATTATATCCAACAGAAAAATTCACTTTTCACCATTGCTCGACGACAATCTCGTTCATTCGTGCAATTTTCTGAAATGTGAAATTTGCGgttacatttatttcatttattttgttgTTAACAAGAAAGGCTGTGCGAGGATTAAACCCGATGGAAACGAAGTTGAAGCATCGACTTCCGAGAAAAAGATAAAGCACTGATTTCCAGGAGGATAAGCAATGTGTATACACCGGACTTTAAACTGAATGCTCCCATTTAGGTTGTGCAACCGCATTAATTGGTCGCAGCTGTAGGTGTACGTACAGCGAAAATGATACAATTATATGAATTTGGATACTTGATACATGGACACTGTCTAATACAATTAGGAACATTGTTCCCACAAATACGAGCATCCTATGAAAACTTCCATTTTtctcgtgaattaaaaatattagacgaTGATCAAAATTTGTGAAGTTCTCGAAAAACAACATTGGAAAATCTGTAGTTAGCGGATTTGGTGCGTTTATGACGAAAATAAGTAGATCGAATGCAAAATAGcaaaaacatttgaagaatatCAAAATGCTTTTGTATAAAAATACTGTGcactattttcaaaataaaatgattaagaaaagtAATAGATGTGTACCGTAGCTCTTGTGTTTCgtaattgatgcaaacaaacaattttgcgtaaaaatccgcagtgtaataatTAACAATTATTGCTCATTGCACTTTTAAAGATATACATTCGCTGTAAATGAAGTAATTATAAGGAGTAATTATGAGGAATTATAAGGCTTGAAGTGTATCAAAAAGCCTTCGGGTATACTATTATAGTGAGAAATTTCAAGCATCGATACGCacgtataaaatatttaatttgttCTATTGGAACGTCTCGTAAGTGGACTCGTCGATAAGAAGCGTCGTTCTCCGCGGGAAAGAAATGTACAAAATGAAATAGTAAACTGGGATTTATTTACAGAAATGTCGTCAGATGTATTATTTACAGTGTCACGACGGATACACAACAATTGTCAATATGATTTGCAGTAGAAGAGCTAGAAATAGATCGACTCCTTTCGTTGATAAGCGTTCAGCAGCACCGGTGCCGACGTTGCAGAACGATTGCTCGCAGCAAGCGGTGCaagcgtacaatttcgtacgttCACCAATTATTATGCATCCGGGTTCACATTTGCTTGTGCAGTTTCTCTCGGTGGACCAGGTTTGCGGGCTTGACGTAGAATTCTCTGTGCTGGTCGTGTAAGAAAATCGTTTCACCTGAAAAAATACGATCAAACATTAAACTACTCGCAATTAGCACTGGATCAAAAGATACGTTCACGTGAAACTCATTCAAtcaatttattccttttattcaTTCGGATATCAGATATATTCTCAACATGGTCgagataataaaaataatgttacGTCGATTATAATTAGTctcaaaatataaattcaacaAGAAATGTCACAGAAATACACAGTATTATTATCGTAAAGAACAATGACTGCTCGAAGAGCACTCGTGACAGACGATATCAAATCTCGCGCACAtcgaaacaaaatttattcaaattgcTTTCGTAGTTTGTCATTACCATACAAGTTCTTTTGTCACCGGTGCACTTGTGCTCGAAAGCACTATAATTTCCGGTTAGATTGGAACATCTCTCTCCGTCTTCCAATGTGTCGCATTGGTAACACCATAAATCGTTCACTCGTTCCGAGGCTTGGTGGGTTCGATGTTCGGTGGATAACAATTGCCCTTATGGTCCCAAgaaatggaaaagaaaaaagaaagtgcAACGTTTACCATATCGTCACAACATTTAGACAATTGCAGAATTATTTTAGatgattttattattttgttcttttttaaatgaacgtTTCTAACGTGGATTTTGAAAACTGTATTTCAATGAACATAAACACTCGAAAATATCAAATTCAACGAAGCTGAACATAAATGGCACGGGAAAGGAGAAACATCAAGCTGATAATGACAGATAACttataataattgaaataaataattaccaTTTTGGAAGTACGCGAAATATACCGTTCCCGATTTAAACGTTAATCCGCGTCTAAATAGTCCCTTCGCTATCGAAACGAGTGAGTTTGGAAAAACGAGAGCTCACCATTGGCGAGTGCGAACGACGCGATCAGTAAGCACGTGACAGCGGCACATGTCTCGGCCGCCATGTTGATCAGGGATCGTTTCACCAAACTTGAGGAGTCAGAGGCAACGGGGTTTGGCTCTTACGAGCTACGGCCGTGTCGTTTTCGGAAATTTCTCGACGGGGCAAGGCGGAACGGGTTGAAACGCGACGCGGAACGGTTCGCGTCTGATGGACCGCCATGTTGAGGATCGGCGTCTGCGCTACAACGTCCGCTGCTCTAGAAACCTCAAAACTCAGGGAAAATCAATATCTATGGCAGTCGAAAGGTCCTGTCCCTTAACCGAGACCGTTTGACGTCAAACTTTCTGCGCATTCGCGTCACTTTCAGGAAGCTGAAAGTTCGACGATGATCCCCGTTAAGCTAAATCAGTCTCACAATCAGTCATACTACCCGTGTCCCTACAATCGTTGACGTCGAACAATAAAATGCGTTTCGTCCGTAGCTACACATTTTAGCAGCATCTTTCACGCGAATCCGAATGAACATTTTAGAACAGCTTTATTACGAAAACCAATGAAACAGAAATTCAAACAAACAGATTTTTAATAGTAGAACCATAAACGCGATACCTACATTCCTTTAAGataatattgaatttattcacatttcattttTATGGTAATACACAGTTGAAGAAAGAAgtataaaacaatatttcaaGAAGACATTTCCATAGTTTCAATGATTGTAAAAGAACTGAAATCCGCCATTTTCGGGGAGTGTTAAAATGACTCATTACAAGCCTATTACTATGATTCTTAATGACTGTTTCATATCATaaaggaaattaaaaatcttcatttaaaaaataatctcgTTTATgactaaaataattttagtaaaattgCCATTTTCGTTAAGTAATGCTTTAAGAGATACTCAGCTATGAATTATAAACGTTTAGCGTCTAGCTTCcttttaaataattgaaatacaacgAAGAGATTTAATTCGCGAGAAGCTTGACGTGAAATTAATGGGAGAAAAGAGTCCACTGAAACTTATGAGTCTCGcagaataaataaaatggaaGCGATAAAACGGGCACAGACTTTAAAATCATGTTCCAAACTGAACCATTGCTAATGGAACTATGTGTATAATTTGCTTATGGAATAATGATAGAAATTGGATTGAATATTGCGAGTTGTCAAACATATCTACAAGTTATTGTGTAATTTATAGTAGATTCGTTTGAAAAGTGTTTCCAGAGCTGCGAGGATACACATATTGACATTTGTAATCGATCTGAG from Halictus rubicundus isolate RS-2024b chromosome 8, iyHalRubi1_principal, whole genome shotgun sequence encodes:
- the LOC143356789 gene encoding uncharacterized protein LOC143356789 isoform X2, whose amino-acid sequence is MAAETCAAVTCLLIASFALANGQLLSTEHRTHQASERVNDLWCYQCDTLEDGERCSNLTGNYSAFEHKCTGDKRTCMVKRFSYTTSTENSTSSPQTWSTERNCTSKCEPGCIIIGERTKLYACTACCEQSFCNVGTGAAERLSTKGVDLFLALLLQIILTIVVYPS
- the LOC143356789 gene encoding uncharacterized protein LOC143356789 isoform X1, with the protein product MKPLRIDLWCGTSGTGCCTTASIICLILICIIFFAMLMHGQLLSTEHRTHQASERVNDLWCYQCDTLEDGERCSNLTGNYSAFEHKCTGDKRTCMVKRFSYTTSTENSTSSPQTWSTERNCTSKCEPGCIIIGERTKLYACTACCEQSFCNVGTGAAERLSTKGVDLFLALLLQIILTIVVYPS